The following is a genomic window from Tistrella bauzanensis.
CGGTGACCCGTTCTTCCTGCATCAGCCGCAGATACAGGGCTTCCTTTTCCGGATTCTCGTCGGTGTTGCACAGGATGACGCGCATGCCGGCGTCATAGGCCGCATCCTCCACCGCACGGCTGACGGCGGTGAAGAACGGGTTGCGGATGTCCGACACGATCAGCCCGATGGTGCGGCTGTGCTGCGACCGCAGCCGCCGGGCCGACAGGTTGGGACGATAGCCGGTGGCGCGGATCGCGGTTTCCACCTTGGCGCGCAGGCCCGTGCTCACCGGCCCGCCGGTCAGCACGCGGGACACGGTGGCGACCGATACGCCGGCTTCGCGGGCAACATCCTTGATTCTGGTCATGGCCCTGGTTCTGATCGTGTTTCTGAAATCGTTTTCAGTGCGTTGGCGATCATTTTGGCTGATCGGATGGCTGAATGCAAGCATATGCTGCACTGCAGCATATGTGCGAACCGGTGCTGCCTTGACATCAGAACTGTAATCGATTTCAATTGCCCAACCGAAGCGTTTCCCGGCGGCCTGGCGTGAGCCGATTCCGGATCCTGATGGGCTCGGATCCCGGGAAATGCGTGCCGGAGATGCCGTGCCGGCACCAGACGATGCCGCCACGGGCTCGGGCTCTCGGTCACCACCACCACCACCGCCACTGCCATCGCTTGTGCGCCGCGGGCCACCGAAGAAGCCCGGGCCATCCGGAGGATACCCGCGCTGATGACCCCCGCTGCCCCGCCTCCCGTATCGCCGTCCCCCGTATCGCCTTCCTCCGTATCGCCGCCCGGGATCGTCCGCCGGGATCTGATCCGGCTGAATGCGCGCCCGGCCGACAAGGCGGCGGCGATCCGCGAAGCGGCGCAGATGCTGGTGGCGGCGGGGTTGATCGCGCCCGCCTATGCTGAGAGCATGGAACGGCGCGAGGCGGTGGCGAATACTTTCCTGGGCGCCGGTGTCGCCATTCCCCACGGCATGGTCGAGGACCGGGGCATGGTGCGCGGCAACGGCGTCGCCATCCTGCAGATCCGCGACGGCGTGACCTGGAATGATGGTCAAACGGCGCGACTGGTGGTGGCGATCGCCGCGACATCCGATGCCCATATCGGCATCCTGCGCCGATTGACCCGGCTGTTGCAGGATGAAGACCGGCTGGCGCGGCTGATGGTGACCGACCAGCCCGGCGATATTCTGCGCGCGCTGACCGATGACGCCGATGCCGCCGGCGGGTCCGGGATGCCGGCAGGCGATCTTCCACGCAGCTTCACCTGGACCGTCGACTATCCGACCGGCCTGCATGCCCGGCCGGCCGCAAGCTGGGCCGATACCGCAAGACGGTTTTCCGGGCCCATCCGCGTGCGCCACGGCACCGAGACCGCCGACGCCAAGAACATGATCCCGCTGCTGCAACTGGGCCTGCGCGCGGGTGACGAGATCACGGTTTCGGCCGATGGCGCCGATGCCGACCGGGCGCTGGAGCGGCTGCGCGCGGTGATGACCCGGATCAGTGCCGAGGAACAGACGGCCGCCCGGCGTGCGGCCGAACGCGCCGCCGCCCCCACCACCGGCTGGACACCACCGGCGGATGACCGCTCACCGGTGATCGCGGGCCTTGCCGCCAGCCCCGGTCTGGCGATCGGCCGGATGCATCTTCTGGCCACCGGGCCGCTGACCGTGCCCGACCGGCCGGTGCCGCTGATCGAGGGTGGCGACATCCTGCATGACGCCCTGCAACTGACCCGTGAACAGTTGAAGGTGCTGGCCGATGACACCGCCCGTCGGCTGGGTGCCGCCGAGGCCGGTATTTTCCAGGCCCAGGCCGGTTTGCTGGATGATGCCGATCTGGTCACCCTGACCTGCCAGTTGATGGTTGAAGGCCATGGCGTCGCCTGGTCGTGGCACGAGGCGGTGGAGCGTCAGGCATTGGCGCTGGCCCGCCTCGACAACCCGGTGCTGGCGGCGCGCGCGGCCGATCTGCGCGATGTCGGCCGTCGGGTGCTGCTGCGGATCGATCCCGCATTGAAAGCGGGCGGCGCCGACGACCTGCCGGATGAACCATGCATCCTGATCGCGCCCGATCTGTCGCCCTCGGATACCGCCGGGCTGGATACCGGCCGGGTGATCGGGCTGGCGACCGCCCAGGGCGGCCCGACATCGCACACCGCCATCCTGGCCCGCACGCTGGGTCTGCCGGCCATGGTCGCGGGCGGCGGCAGCCTTCTTGACCTTGAGCCCGGCACCCGGGTGATCCTGGACGGTCAGGCCGGCCGTCTCTACCCCGATCCGTCGGATGCGGCGATCGCATCGGCGCAGGCCTGGGCCGCCGAACAGCAGGCGCAGCGCCTGCGCGATGCCGCGGAACGCGGCCTGCCTGCCCGCACCCGCGATGGCCATACGGTGGAAATCGGCGCCAATGTGAACCGCCCCGATCAGGTGGCGATGGCATTGGACCAGGGGGCCGAGGCGGTGGGGCTGATGCGCACCGAATTCCTGTTCCTGGAACGCAGCCGCACCCCGGACGAGGACGAGCAATACGCCTATTACCGCGATATGGCCGCGGCGCTGGACGGCAGGCCGCTGATCGTGCGGGCGCTGGATATCGGCGGCGACAAGCAGGTGGCGCATCTGGGCCTGCCGCATGAAGACAATCCGTTTCTGGGCGTGCGTGGCGCCCGGCTGCTGCTGCGCCGGCCGGATCTGCTGGAACCGCAATTGCGGGCACTGTACCGGGCGGCGGCCGATGGCGCGCGGCTGTCGATCATGTTTCCGATGATCACCTCGCTGGGCGAGGTGCTGGAGCTGCGCCGGATCGCCGAGGGCATCCGTGCCGTGCTGGGGGCCCCTGAAGTGCCGCTGGGCATCATGGTCGAGGTGCCGTCCACCGCGATCCAGGCCGATATCTTCGCGCCCCATGTCGATTTCTTCTCGATCGGCACCAATGATCTCACCCAATACGGGCTGGCGATCGACCGACAGCATCCCGACCTTGCGGCCGAGGCCGACAGCCTGCATCCGGCGGTGCTGCGGCTGATCGCGATGACGGTGGATGGCGCGCGCAAATCCAGCCGCTGGGTGGGTGTCTGTGGCGGCATCGCCGGCGATCCGTTCGGCGCCGCCCTGCTGGTGGGGTTGGGGGTCGAGGAATTGTCGATGACCCCGCGCGACATTCCGGCGGTGAAGGCGCGGCTGCGCCAACTGGATCATGTGGCCTTGCAACGCCTGGCCGCCGAGGCGCTGGCTGCCGGCACCGCGGCCGACGTCCGCGCGCTGGAAGGGCGGCTGTCATGACGGCGGGCATGCAGAGACAGGCAGCGGAACAGGCACCGGTCGTGACCGTGACCCTGAACCCGGCCATCGACCAGACCGTGATCATCGACCGCCTGACCCCCGGTGCCGTGCACCGTGCCCGGCGGGTGGAGCGCAATGCCGGCGGCAAGGGCGTGAATGTCGCAAGCTGCCTGGCGGATTGGGGCCTCGCCGCCACCGTCACCGGCGTGCTGGGCCAGGACAATACCGCCAGCTTCGATGCCCTGTTCGCGGCCGGTGGCATCACCGACCGCTTCATCCGGGTGCCGGGCGCGACCCGGGTGAATATCAAGCTCGCCGATCTCGACAGCGCCGACACCACCGACATCAATCTGCCGGGGCTGGATGTCGACACCGGCGCCATCGGCCGGCTGATGGCGGTGCTCGACGACGTGGCCGGGACCGGGGCGATCGTGGTGCTGGCCGGCAGCCTGCCGGCCGGGGTCGATACCGATCTCTACCGGGTGCTGACCGGTTATCTGCGCGGCCGCGGGGCGCGGGTGGTGCTGGATACCAGCGGCCCGCCGCTTGCGGCGGCACTCGATGCCCCCCCGGAGGCCATGCCCGATTGCGTGAAGCCCAATCGGGCGGAACTCGCCGACTGGGCCGGCCGGCCGCTGGATGATGACGCGGCGGTGGTGGAGGCCGCCCGCGCCCTGGTCCGGCGCGGCATCGGGCTGGTGGTGGTGTCGATGGGTGCCGATGGCGCGCTGTTCGTCACCGCCGAAGACGTCATCCATGCCGCCCTGCCACCCGAGCGGGTGTTGAGCACGGTGGGCGCGGGCGATGCCATGGTCGCCGGTATCGTGGCGGCGATGGCCGAGGGGGGGGCGATCGAGGATCTGGCCCGGCGCGGGGTTGCCTTCGCCACGGCCAAGCTGGCGCTGGTGGGGCCGCATCTGCCGCCGGCACCTCGCGTTGCGGCCCTGGCGGCGCAGGTGATGCTGGATCATCCGCTTTCCCCCGCACGCCTGCAGGCCTGAGCGCCGACCATCGCCATCCGGCGGCCCCGCTGCTTCCGCTCCCGCACATGATACGGCGCCCAGAGATGCCGTGACGGAGGAACCCCATGTCGATACTGCTGGCCGTGATCACGGCCGATGACCGCAGCACCCGCGGGGTGCTGGCCGCCGAGGCGTTGCGCAAGCGGGCGGGCGAGCAGGGCCATCACCTGTCGATCGAACTGCGCCACGACGATGAGATCCGCGATCCGATCGCCCCCGAGGCGATCGCCGGTGCCGATGCGGTGCTGCTGATCGGCGGCGCGGGCGATGCCGCGCGCTTCGCCGGCCGCCATCAGGTGACCGCCACCATCGACGACGTGCTGCGCGATCCGGCGGCGGTGCTGGCGCGGGCCACGGCGCCGGCCGCCGCACCCGCCGCACCGGCTTCCGACGCACCGAAGCGGATCGTCGCCATCACCTCATGCCCGACGGGGATCGCCCATACCTTCATGGCGGCGGAAGGCATTCTTCAAGCGGCAAATGCGCTGGGCCATGAGGCGCGGGTGGAGACGCAAGGCTCGGTCGGTGCCCGGGATGCGCTGACTGCCGACGAGATCCGTGCCGCCGACATCGTGATCATTGCCGCCGATACCCAGGTCGATCTGTCGCGGTTCGCGGGCAAGCGGGTCTTTCTGTCGGGCACTAAGCCTGCGATCAATGACGGCCGCGCGCTGATCGCGCGCGCCTTCGCCGAAGCGACCGTGCAGGGTGGTGGCGCGGAGCCAGCCGCCACTGCCGCCGCCGATACCAGGGCGGGCGGCGGCAGCGGCCGCACCGGGCCCTACCGGCATCTGATGACCGGCGTGTCGTTCATGCTGCCCTTCGTCACCACCGGCGGTCTGCTGATCGCGATCGCCTTCGCGCTGGGCGGCATCTATGCCTATGACGATGCCAATCAGGGCACGCTGGCCTATGCCCTGTTCCAGATCGGCGCCAAGGGTGCCTTCGCGCTGATGGTGCCGGCGCTGGCCGGCTATATCGCCTATTCGATCGCGGACCGGCCGGGCATCGCGCCGGGCATGATCGGCGGCATGCTGGCGGCGGAACTGGGCGCGGGGTTTCTGGGCGGCATCGTCGCCGGCTTCATCGCCGGCTATGGCACCGCCTGGCTGAACCGCAACATCCGGCTGCACAAGAACCTGGAAGGCCTGAAGCCGGTTCTGATCCTGCCCATCCTGGGCTCGCTGCTCACCGGTCTGCTGATGATCTATGTGGTGGGCGAACCGGTGGCGGAGTTGCTGGCGGTGCTCAGCGCCTGGCTGAAGGGCATGCAGGGTGGCAGCGCCATCGCGCTCGGCCTGATTCTGGGGCTGATGATGGCCTTCGACATGGGCGGTCCGGTCAACAAGGCCGCCTACGCCTTCTCCACCGGTCTGATCGCGTCCGAGATCTATGGCCCGATGGCGGCGGCGATGGCCGCTGGCATGACCCCGCCGCTGGGGATCGCGCTGGCCACAAAGCTGTTCCCCGGCCGGTTCACCCGTGACGAGCGCGAGGCCGGCAATGCCGCCGCCGTGCTGGGGCTGGCCTTCATCAGTGAAGGCGCCATCCCCTTCGCCGCCCGCGACCCGCTGCGGGTGATCCCGTCGCTGATGATCGGATCGGCCTTTGCCGGCGCGATCTCCATGGCGGTGGGCGCGCAGTTGAAGGTGCCCCATGGCGGCGTGTTCGTGCTGCCCATCCCCAATGCGGTGGTGTCGCTTGGCGGCTATCTGGTGGCGCTGGTCGCTGGCACCGTGGTCACGGCGCTGATGCTGCGGGTGCTGAAGAAGCCGGCGCCGGTGGTGCCGGCCTGACCACGGCCCACGCTGACCACGGCCCACGCTGTCCATGGCTCAGGCTGCGCGCCGCCTTTCCCAGGTCTCGATCAGATCGGCGGCGTCGGCGACCAGTCCCAGATGCATGGCGATGATCCGCCGGCTCGATGCCTCCAGATCGGCATTGGTGCCGGCGATCAGATCGTTCAGCACCGTCACCCGATAGCCCAGATTGGAGGCGTCGAAGGCGGTGTTCAGCACGCAGCAATCGGCCAGACAGCCGTTCAGCACCACCGACTGCACGCCCATATTGCGCAGCAGGAAATCCAGATCGGTGGGATAGAAGGCCGACAGCCGCTTCTTCGACGACACGATCAGGTCGCGGTCGTCGACATCGGTCACGAATTCGGTCCAGTGCGAGCCCTCGATGGCATGGGCGTCGGCATTGGGGATCGGCCCCACATGCAGCGGAAACACCCGCCGCCAGGCCGAGCTGATGCCGTGGATATCGTCGATGCCGCTACGGCGCAGGGTGCTGCGGACATGGATCACCGGCACGCCCAGCCGGCGGGCGGCGGCGTGGAAGCGGTCGACCCCATCGACGATCGCCCGCGCCCGCGGCGCAGGGCAGGGGCAGTCGGGGCTGTCTTCCAGATGGCCGCGGTGCAGGTCGATGGAGATGACCGCCGTGCGGGCCGGGTTCAGGAAATCGTCGAACCCGCTGTCGAGCGGCCGCCGCTCGGCGTCGATATAGACATGCATGGCCTGTACAGCCCTCGATACGGAAGCGTGTGGCCGGGGGTGGCGGTGATGGTAGTGCAGATCCGGTCCGGGGGGAATGGACGACACCGCCGCAATCATCCGTCTTGCGACAGGCGGGCTGCCGAATGATGCTGTCCGTCAGGTGGCGTTCAGGCACGGACGAGGCGGATCATGACGATGGAAATGGCGCGTCAACTGGCGGTGCGGGCGATCCGTCCGGCGGAGACCGGTGATCTCGCCGCGATCGCCACCATTTACGGCCATCACGTGCTGACCGGCCGCGCCTCGTTCGAAGAGCAGCCGCCAACGGCGGACGAGATGCGCGCCCGCCATGCGGCGATCACGGGCGCCGGCTATCCTTATCTGGTCTGCACTATCGATGGCGCCGTCGCCGGCTATGCCTATGCCAGCCTCTACCGCGCCCGACCGGCCTATCGCTATGTGGTCGAGGATTCGGTCTATATCGCCCCCGGGCTGGAGGGGCAGGGCATCGGCCGCGCGCTTCTGGCCGCCCTGATCGACCACTGCGCCGCCGGCCCCTGGCGCCAGATGATCGCGGTGATCGGCGACAGCGGCAATGCCGGCTCGATCGGCCTGCATGCGGCCCTCGGCTTCGAGACGATCGGCACCTTCCGCTCCATCGGCTTCAAATTCGGTGGCTGGGTCGACTCGGTGCTGATGCAGCGGCCGATCGGGGCAGGAGATCAGACGTTGCCGTGACGATCCGTCGCCGCGTTCAGGCGCAAAACACGCGATCGAGCCGGCATGGCTTCCGCCCATGGCGGCGATGCCGTCGCTAGAGTGATTTTCGCGCAATCCGGTTCACGAAAATCACTCTAACATATTGGTTTGTAGAGCATCTTAACCCAATCAGGTGGTTCCACCTGATTGCGATCTGCTCTAACCGTTCAAGCGGTCAAACGACTGGGAGTAGCGATCCTCCCGTTCGGCAAAGCGCTGGAAGTGCACGCGCTCGACAAGGATTTCCTCAGCGTCAGGCTGCTTCTGGAGCAGCGCCATGGTCTCGGAAATATAGTCACCGAGAGGCATGGCATTGGGGTCGCCGGCCTGCTGCGGGCCTGTCAGTTCGGTCTGAACATAAGGCGGCACCAGTTCGATGACCTGCACCGACGTGTCGCGCAACTGCACGCGCAGCGTCTGGCTGTACGAGTGGATGGCCGCCTTGGACGCGCAATAGGTTGGAAAGCCGCCACGTGGCAGGAAGGCCAGCCCCGACGAAACCGTCAGCACAGCCGCATCCGGCCTCGCCATAAGGTGGGGAAGCAGCGCGGTCGTCAGACGGATCGGACCGAGCAGATTGGTGGTGATCGTGGCTTCCGCCGTGGCCGTAGAGCCGTCGCGGACGGTTTCGGCCGGCATGATCCCGGCATTGTTGATCAGGATGTTGAGCGAGGGAAAGTCCGTCGTAACCTGGCTGGAAAAGGCGCGGATCGCGTCCGGATCGTCGACATCGAGTTGATAGGTACGGATTCCGGGATTGGCGCATTCCACCTCCGTCAGCTTGTCCCGGTTGCGGCCGGTGACGATGACATCATTGCCTCTTTCGAGGAATGCTTCGGCAAGAGCGCGGCCAATACCGCTTCCGCCTCCGGTGATGAGGATGGTGTTGCCCGTGATTTTCATGTCCGTCTCCTTTGGCCTGCGTCCGACACGAAGATAGCGTGCCTCACCATGCCCTTCCTGCCGCATCCTCGAAAGAACCTGCCTGTTTCTCCAGACTGCGTATCTGCGCCCTTGTGGAATTCCCCCATACGGGCACCATTGTCGTGCCTGTTTCTATTGAGGATCCCATGACGCTCGACGACCTTTCTCGCAAGGTGCTCGCCTATGCCGATGCCCGGGACATTGGCGACGAGCCGAGCACGACGGACGTTCCGGGTCTGAAGGTGTCGCGTCGGATACAGGCGACCGAATTGGTTCCGGTTCTTTACGAGCCCATTTTCTGCCTGGTCCTGGAGGGCGCAAAGCAAGCGCGTCAGGGATCCCGGATCATCGATTTCCCGAGGGGGCACTCGGTTGTTGTCGGCATCGATCTTCCCACAGACGCCCGCGTCGTCGAGGCGTCGCCAGAGCGGCCCTATGTTGCGTTGGCGCTCAAACTCGATATGGGCCTCATTCGGGAGCTGTCAGCCGAACCGGGTTTCGCTGGCGGCGCCGGCGGGGAGGTCGCAGCGATATCGGTGGCGGAGGCGGACGACGCCATCATCGCCGCGATGGGGCGCCTGTTCGCGCTTATGGACAAACCCGCGGCACTGCCAGTTCTACACCCGCTGCTCATACGCGAAATCCACTATTGGCTGCTGTGTGCCAATCACGGCTCGCTGCTTCGCGCACTGACACAGGCCGGCAGCAATGCGTCGAGGATTGCCGACGCCATCGTCATCATCCGCAGCAACTTCGAACGGCCGCTTGTCGTGGCCGACCTGGCAAGTGCCGTCGGCATGAGCGTTTCGGCCTTCCATCTTCAATTCAAGGCCGTCACCGGTACGACGCCGCTCCAATACCAGAAGCGCCTGCGGCTCATCGAGGCGAAACGGCTCATGCAGTCCGAGAGGCAATCGGTCTCCAGCGCAGCGTTCAGTGTCGGCTACGAAAGTCCCACCCAGTTCTCACGAGAGTATGTACGTATGTTCGGGCTTCCGCCTGCAAGGCATGCGCGCGTGCCGGCACGCGCGCATGCCTCGAACTATGAAGACCCGAGGTGGATGTAAGGCGACCGTGGCGAAAATGGCGGCGGCAGTATGCCCGACACCTGCCACGGCCGGGGCCGAGCCAGGGCACCGCTCGCCACCCGGAACCAACCTCTCGGCCGGGGCGTTGGATGGGGATCGCACCCTATCCCTGACAACGCTCCACCAGAGGACACCGATCTGCCATGGCACGCGATCTTCGCTTCGAGCCCCATGACCAGCCGGCGGGTGGCTGGGGCTCGGTACGGTCCCTGTTCCGGCACGTGACCAATGCTCATGGCTGGAGCCGCGCGGTGCCGGTGCTGCCGAAGCAGAACAAGCTCGACGGTTTCATGTGCGTGAGCTGCGCCTGGGCGAAGCCGGCGGAACCGCACAGCTTCGAGTTCTGCGAGAACGGCGCCAAGGCGACGTTCTGGGAACTGACCGCAGATCGGGTGAAAACCGGCTTCTTTGCCGATCACACGGTCAGCGAGTTGCTCGGCTGGTCGGATCACGCGCTGGAGGCCGAGGGCCGGCTGACCCGGCCTCTTCGCTATCACGGCCCCACCGACACCTATGTGGTGGTGTCGTGGGCGGAGGCCTTCGCGGATATCGGCGCCCGATTGAAGGCGTTCGAACCCGACCGGGTGGTATTCTATGCCTCGGGTCGGGCCTCGCTTGAGACCTCGTATATGTATCAGCTGTTCGCGCGGCTCTATGGCACCAACAACCTGCCCGACAGTTCGAACATGTGCCACGAGACCACATCGAAGGCGCTGCCCGAGAGCATCGGCGTGCCGGTCGGCACGGTACGGCTCGATGAATTCGATGCGACCGATTGCATCCTGTCGTTCGGGCAGAATGTCGGCAGCAACGCGCCGCGTATGCTGCATCCGCTGCAGCGCGCGGCCGAACGCGGCGTGCCGATCGTGGTGTTCAACCCTTTGCGTGAACGCGGCTGGGAAAGCTTCATCAATCCGCAGGCGCCGGGTGAGATGATCACCCGCGAGCCCACCGACCTTGCCTCGCAATATCATCAGCTGCGGGCCGGCGGCGACATCGCGGTGCTGATGGGCATGTGCAAGGTGCTGGTCGATCGCGACGATCAGGCCAGGGCCGACGGCAGCCCACGGGTGCTGGACGTGGACTTCATCCAGGAACACACCCACGGCTTCGAGGATTTCATCAGCCGGGTCCGCGCCAGCAACTGGGCCGAGATCGAGCGGGCGTCGGGCCTCAGCCGCCAGGCGATCGAGGCGGCGGCGACCACCTATCTCAACGCCCGGCGGGCGATCGCGATCTATGGCATGGGGCTGACCCAACACCGGCGCGGCGTCGACAGCATCCAGATGCTGGTCAACCTGTTGTTGCTGCGGGGTAATATCGGCCGGCACGGCGCCGGCATCCTGCCGGTGCGCGGCCATTCGAATGTCCAGGGCCAGCGCACGGTGGGCATCGCCGACGAGCCGCATCTGGTGCCGCTGGACCGGCTGGCGGCGCAATATCATTTCCAGCCGCCCCGCAACAAGGGCCTGAACACGGTGGAGGCCTGCGAGGGGATCATCGACGGCACGGTCGACGCCTTCATTGGTCTGGGCGGCAATTTCGTGCGCGCCATCCCCGATCGCGAGCGGATGGAACCGGCCTGGCGCCGGCTGAAGCTGGCGGTGCATGTGGCGACCAAGCTGAACCGCAGCCATTTGATCACCGCCGAGACCACCTATGTCCTGCCCTGCCTGGGGCGGCTAGAGGTCGACGAGCAGGCAACCGGTCCGCAGATCGTGACCATGGAGGACAGCACCGCCTGTATCCACGCCTCACGCGGGGTGGCGCCGCCGGCGGGCCCGCATCTGCTGTCGGAACCGAAGATCGTGGCGGAACTGGCCAAGGCGACGCTGCCGCCCAATCCTCATGTGCCGTGGGACGACTGGGTGGCCGATTATGGTCGGATCCGCGATGCCATCGAGGAGACCTTCCCTAACGATTTCAAGGACATGAACCGGCGGATGGGCACGCCCGGCGGTTTTCCCCGGCCGCTGGCGGCGCGCGAGCGGCGCTGGAACACCGATACCGGCCGGGCCAATTTCAAATGCCCGTCCAGCCTGAACGCCAGCTTCGACGCCGATGACGATCCCGCCGTGATGCGGCTGCTGACCCTGCGCTCCAACGACCAGTTCAACACCACCGTCTATGGCTATGACGACCGCTTCCGCGGCATCCATGGCAGCCGGATGGTGCTGATGATGAATGCCGACGACATCATCCGGCTGGGCTTGACCAGGGGTGGCACGGCCACGCTGACCACGGTTGCCGATGACGGCGTCAGCCGCCGGATGGATGGCTTCACCATCGTGGAATACAATATTCCCCATGGTTGCTGCGGCGCCTATTACCCTGAATGCAACGCCCTGATCCCGCTGTCGCACTATGCCGAGGGCAGCAAGACGCCGGCGGCCAAATCGGTGCCGGTGCGGGTGAGCGCACAGCCATGACGCCGCCGGCCGCCGGGGCGGGATGGGGAGCGACGCGTCAGGCGGTCGGGCCGGCTGGCTCTGGCAGTTCAGGTCGTCGCGTTGCTGGCGGCGATGGGGGTGCTGTCGCGGCTGTGGCCCGAGGGCCGGCTGTTGCCGCCGCCCTGGCAGTTCATCGGGCTGGTGCCGCTGATGGCAGGGTTGATGATACCACTGGCGGTAAACCGCCGCTTGCGGCGGATCGACGAGACCCGCGACCGTGAGCCCGACGTTCTGATCACCGACGGCATCTTCGGCCACAGCCGCAACCCGGTGTGTCTGGGTTTCGCGCTGCTGCTGCTGGGGGCGGCGCTGATCTTCAACGTCCCTGCCGCCCTGCTGCTTGTGGTGGGGTATGTGGTGGCCGCCGATATCTGGATCATCCGGCCCGAGGAGCGGCGGATGGCGCGAGGCTTCGGGGCGCGGTACGACGCCTATCGCCGCCGGGTCCGGCGGTGGATCTGACCGGCGCTGCCCGACACCCTGTCACCATATCTCGCGGAACGGCCGCACTTCGGTCAGGAACGACCAGGCGCTTCTGGGTTGATGCGCGAGGTGCCAGAGTTCGGCGGCGATGTCGTCGGGCTGGATGAAAAAATCGTCGGGCGCATCGGGAATGCGGGCGCGGGCACGGGCGGTGTCGATCACCGCGTCGATCACCAGATAGGCGACATGCACGCCCTTGGGGCCAAGATCACGGGCGATCGCCTCGGCCAGTATCCGCTGAGCCGCCTTGGTCGGCGCGAAGCCCGCGAAATTCGCCCGACCGCGCAGCGCCGAGGTGTTGCCGGTGACCAGGATCGTGCCCCGGCCGGCCGCGACCATGGCCGGAGAGACCCGGCGGGCCAGATGCATCAGCGCCATGACGTTGACGTCGAAGTTTCGCGCCAGCACCGCCGGATCAATGGTCATGAAGCTGCCGAAGGCGCCGCCGACGGCATTGTGCACCACCACCTCCGGCGCGCCGGCCCAGGCTTCGGCCCGGTCGATCGCCGCCATGAAGGCGGCGGTATCGGTGACGTCGGCCGGGCAGGCGAGGGTGCCGGGGATCTCGGCCGCGATGGCGTTCAGCCGGTCGGCGTCACGGGCGATCATCGCCACCCTGAAGCCGCCTTCGACAAAGCGGCGGACGGTGGCGAGCCCGGTGCCCGGGCCGACGCCGGTGACGAGTGCGGCTTTGGCGGTCATGATGCTCCTGCCCTCCTGATCCGGTATCGGTCGCGACGGAAGGTGGCTTTTAAATTATGATCATCCTGTAAAATAGATTGATCGCGCCGTTGTCGTCAATGGCGACCGGGTGGGCCAGATGCCGACCGGCCCCTCAGACAGAGGCCATATAACCGCCATCGACATAGAGCAGGGTGCCGGTGATATAGGCGGCGGCGGGCGACGCCAGGAAGATGGTGGCACCGAGCAGGTCGTCGACCGCGCCGAACCGGCCGGCGGGAATGCGGGCGAGCATGGCCTGTTGCCAATCGGGATCGTTGAAGAACACATCGGTCATGTCGGTGCGGAAATAGCCCGGACCGATGCCGTTGACCCGGATGCCATGGGGCGCCCATTCGGTGGCGAGCGTGCGGGTCAGCCCCAGCAGTCCGCTTTTCGTGGCGCCATAGGCCGCCGCCGTCGGCACGCCGACCTCCGATGTCAGCGAGCAGATGTTGACGATGGCGCCGGCGCCGGCCGGTGCCATGATCCGGCCCGCCGCCTGGGCGCAGAAGAAGGCGCCCTTCAGATTGGTGTCGTGGATGCGGTCCCACAACACCTCGTCGACATCCAGCGACGGGCAGACCTGCTCGATGCCGGCATTGTTGACCAGGATATCCAGCCCGCCCAGACGTTCGGCGGCATGGGCGATGCCGGCCTGCG
Proteins encoded in this region:
- a CDS encoding methyltransferase family protein, producing MLAAMGVLSRLWPEGRLLPPPWQFIGLVPLMAGLMIPLAVNRRLRRIDETRDREPDVLITDGIFGHSRNPVCLGFALLLLGAALIFNVPAALLLVVGYVVAADIWIIRPEERRMARGFGARYDAYRRRVRRWI
- a CDS encoding GNAT family N-acetyltransferase — protein: MTMEMARQLAVRAIRPAETGDLAAIATIYGHHVLTGRASFEEQPPTADEMRARHAAITGAGYPYLVCTIDGAVAGYAYASLYRARPAYRYVVEDSVYIAPGLEGQGIGRALLAALIDHCAAGPWRQMIAVIGDSGNAGSIGLHAALGFETIGTFRSIGFKFGGWVDSVLMQRPIGAGDQTLP
- a CDS encoding AraC family transcriptional regulator, with amino-acid sequence MTLDDLSRKVLAYADARDIGDEPSTTDVPGLKVSRRIQATELVPVLYEPIFCLVLEGAKQARQGSRIIDFPRGHSVVVGIDLPTDARVVEASPERPYVALALKLDMGLIRELSAEPGFAGGAGGEVAAISVAEADDAIIAAMGRLFALMDKPAALPVLHPLLIREIHYWLLCANHGSLLRALTQAGSNASRIADAIVIIRSNFERPLVVADLASAVGMSVSAFHLQFKAVTGTTPLQYQKRLRLIEAKRLMQSERQSVSSAAFSVGYESPTQFSREYVRMFGLPPARHARVPARAHASNYEDPRWM
- a CDS encoding FdhF/YdeP family oxidoreductase; translated protein: MARDLRFEPHDQPAGGWGSVRSLFRHVTNAHGWSRAVPVLPKQNKLDGFMCVSCAWAKPAEPHSFEFCENGAKATFWELTADRVKTGFFADHTVSELLGWSDHALEAEGRLTRPLRYHGPTDTYVVVSWAEAFADIGARLKAFEPDRVVFYASGRASLETSYMYQLFARLYGTNNLPDSSNMCHETTSKALPESIGVPVGTVRLDEFDATDCILSFGQNVGSNAPRMLHPLQRAAERGVPIVVFNPLRERGWESFINPQAPGEMITREPTDLASQYHQLRAGGDIAVLMGMCKVLVDRDDQARADGSPRVLDVDFIQEHTHGFEDFISRVRASNWAEIERASGLSRQAIEAAATTYLNARRAIAIYGMGLTQHRRGVDSIQMLVNLLLLRGNIGRHGAGILPVRGHSNVQGQRTVGIADEPHLVPLDRLAAQYHFQPPRNKGLNTVEACEGIIDGTVDAFIGLGGNFVRAIPDRERMEPAWRRLKLAVHVATKLNRSHLITAETTYVLPCLGRLEVDEQATGPQIVTMEDSTACIHASRGVAPPAGPHLLSEPKIVAELAKATLPPNPHVPWDDWVADYGRIRDAIEETFPNDFKDMNRRMGTPGGFPRPLAARERRWNTDTGRANFKCPSSLNASFDADDDPAVMRLLTLRSNDQFNTTVYGYDDRFRGIHGSRMVLMMNADDIIRLGLTRGGTATLTTVADDGVSRRMDGFTIVEYNIPHGCCGAYYPECNALIPLSHYAEGSKTPAAKSVPVRVSAQP
- a CDS encoding SDR family oxidoreductase, whose protein sequence is MKITGNTILITGGGSGIGRALAEAFLERGNDVIVTGRNRDKLTEVECANPGIRTYQLDVDDPDAIRAFSSQVTTDFPSLNILINNAGIMPAETVRDGSTATAEATITTNLLGPIRLTTALLPHLMARPDAAVLTVSSGLAFLPRGGFPTYCASKAAIHSYSQTLRVQLRDTSVQVIELVPPYVQTELTGPQQAGDPNAMPLGDYISETMALLQKQPDAEEILVERVHFQRFAEREDRYSQSFDRLNG
- a CDS encoding SDR family NAD(P)-dependent oxidoreductase encodes the protein MTAKAALVTGVGPGTGLATVRRFVEGGFRVAMIARDADRLNAIAAEIPGTLACPADVTDTAAFMAAIDRAEAWAGAPEVVVHNAVGGAFGSFMTIDPAVLARNFDVNVMALMHLARRVSPAMVAAGRGTILVTGNTSALRGRANFAGFAPTKAAQRILAEAIARDLGPKGVHVAYLVIDAVIDTARARARIPDAPDDFFIQPDDIAAELWHLAHQPRSAWSFLTEVRPFREIW